A stretch of the Ostrea edulis chromosome 9, xbOstEdul1.1, whole genome shotgun sequence genome encodes the following:
- the LOC125659948 gene encoding uncharacterized protein LOC125659948 isoform X1, which translates to MEESDPATVAIIFGTAIFAIPIAMWLISKCQSKSKSNINSERRTHAPCSSLTCNVSEFRARSDATTQRFTPRNEVGSKYNEWREPVFEVGLGDADISKYFQENNLHISESDWQESRQIMDKVVKIIAREMKTAAAIQFPGLVLEESLIKQGSSREGLKVCDPLEFDFILPFRIEGVRMVETKAFNCYGNPLPGLFKQRVVSHYNLPSWMMKHDLLKDCNGDRYINTSNFHRKVFTSLFDQSEVKLNQQFRSLTALSSDRCRVVRSVRPPTLKIRIKDNIELKRLGQYAVVLQSASGENVSRISVEADLVPGLCLSSDTVPDPYTVHDFHQCHKVESTISSDEQMPCERYGVMKYVNKGKSDIPESEREFFWRNSTCGYEKHILDVARRNQSQRYVMTACRLLKGALLEFQPNSTNQLGSVVNSYHLKNICFYCILFLTIPSKENTLSGVKEALGYFVKYLELSIEEGYLPHFFYGNPYINIMFLGSPFEKEVEAYNLFASKDPETMHQARYSLSRFLQPLSGLYMKEWMLDSDKIRVYRDLLLIHESRV; encoded by the exons TTCAGAAAGACGTACTCACGCACCTTGTAGTAGTCTGACGTGCAACGTTTCGGAGTTCAGAGCACGGTCTGATGCAACGACACAGAG GTTTACGCCAAGGAATGAAGTTGGTTCAAAATACAACGAATGGAGGGAGCCAGTGTTTGAAGTCGGCTTAGGAGACGCAGATATCAGCAAATATTTCCAAGAAAACAATCTACACATAAGTGAATCTGATTGGCAGGAAAGTCGCCAAATTATGGACAAAGTAGTAAAAATCATAGCACGTGAAATGAAGACTGCAGCTGCCATCCAATTCCCAGGACTTGTTTTGGAAGAATCATTAATAAAACAAGGTAGTTCTAGGGAGGGGTTAAAGGTTTGTGATCCACTAgagtttgatttcattttaccATTTCGCATTGAGGGCGTACGGATGGTGGAAACAAAGGCCTTTAACTGTTACGGAAATCCTCTTCCTGGTCTTTTCAAACAAAGAGTTGTTAGCCATTACAATCTTCCATCATGGATGATGAAACACGATTTACTTAAAGACTGCAATGGCGACAGATATATTAACACCAGCAACTTTCATAGGAAAGTATTCACTTCTCTTTTTGATCAGTCAGAAGTTAAACTTAATCAACAATTTCGAAGCTTGACGGCGCTTTCATCAGACAGATGTAGAGTTGTTCGAAGTGTACGTCCTCCTACTTTGAAAATTCGTATAAAAGATAACATTGAATTAAAGAGACTAGGTCAATATGCAGTTGTGTTACAGAGTGCCAGTGGTGAAAATGTTTCAAGAATATCTGTTGAAGCTGATTTGGTACCTGGACTGTGCTTATCATCAGACACGGTACCAGATCCGTACACAGTGCATGATTTTCATCAATGCCACAAAGTAGAGTCTACAATCTCTTCAGATGAACAGATGCCATGTGAAAGGTATGGGGTCATGAAATATGTCAATAAAGGGAAATCAGATATCCCAGAAAGCGAAAGAGAATTTTTCTGGCGAAATTCAACCTGTGGATATGAAAAACACATCCTTGATGTAGCTCGCAGAAACCAAAGTCAGAGGTATGTGATGACGGCATGTAGATTACTGAAAGGAGCATTGCTTGAGTTTCAACCGAATTCGACCAATCAGCTAGGGAGTGTTGTAAATTCCTACCATCTCAAAAACATCTGCTTTTACTGTATCTTATTTTTGACAATACCCAGCAAAGAAAATACTCTTTCTGGTGTAAAGGAGGCGTTGGGGTATTTTGTGAAATATCTTGAGCTTAGTATTGAAGAAGGGTACCTACCGCATTTCTTTTACGGAAATCCATACATCAACATCATGTTCCTTGGGAGCCCATTTGAGAAAGAAGTTGAGGCATACAACCTCTTTGCATCCAAAGATCCAGAAACTATGCACCAAGCACGGTACAGCCTGTCACGGTTCTTACAACCACTGAGTGGACTTTATATGAAGGAATGGATGCTAGATTCCGACAAGATTAGAGTATACAGGGACCTATTATTAATACATGAGTCACGTGTATAA